One region of Gossypium raimondii isolate GPD5lz chromosome 6, ASM2569854v1, whole genome shotgun sequence genomic DNA includes:
- the LOC105774501 gene encoding heat stress transcription factor B-4 isoform X1, whose translation MALMLDNCEGILLSLDSHKPVPAPFLTKTYQLVDDPTTDHIVSWGEDDTTFVVWRPPEFARDLLPNYFKHNNFSSFVRQLNTYGFRKIVPDRWEFANEYFKKGEKHLLCEIHRRKTAQPQVTAALNHYNHHHRHLHPQSPMVNNTHYGYLPFPSRVSISPPDSDEQTTNWCDSPPLSSTTGGGGSYNNSSVTALSEDNERLRRSNNLLISELAHMKKLYNDIIYFVQNHVKPVTPSNSYSPSLLLCAPNQHHFGYYPNSPTPQVQVLNEEPNNNKTKLFGVPLQSKKRLHPEYGGSTAANMETHKARLVLEKDDIGLNLMPSST comes from the exons ATGGCTTTAATGCTTGATAATTGTGAAGGCATATTACTATCACTTGACTCACACAAACCAGTACCAGCTCCATTTTTAACCAAAACTTACCAACTTGTCGACGATCCCACCACCGATCACATTGTTTCATGGGGTGAAGATGATACTACTTTTGTTGTATGGCGGCCACCCGAGTTTGCTCGTGATCTTCTTCCTAATTACTTCAAGCACAATAATTTCTCTAGCTTTGTGAGACAACTCAACACTTAC ggttttaggaaGATTGTACCGGATAGATGGGAATTCGCCAATGAGTACTTCAAGAAAGGTGAAAAACACTTGCTTTGTGAGATCCATAGAAGGAAAACAGCTCAGCCACAAGTGACGGCGGCGTTAAACCACTACAACCACCACCACCGTCATTTACACCCACAGTCACCTATGGTTAATAATACTCATTATGGTTACCTTCCATTTCCAAGCCGAGTTAGCATTTCACCACCTGACTCAGATGAACAAACAACCAACTGGTGTGACTCACCACCACTTTCTTCAACCACCGGCGGTGGAGGAAGCTATAACAACAGCTCGGTTACAGCTTTATCAGAAGACAATGAAAGGTTAAGAAGAAGCAACAATTTACTCATCTCTGAATTAGCACATATGAAAAAGCTTTACAATGATATCATCTACTTTGTTCAAAACCATGTTAAACCAGTCACTCCAAGTAATTCATATTCTCCTTCTTTGCTCCTTTGTGCTCCAAACCAGCACCACTTTGGGTATTATCCAAATAGTCCAACACCCCAAGTTCAAGTCTTAAATGAAGAACCAAACAACAACAAGACAAAGCTCTTCGGTGTCCCTTTACAATCCAAGAAAAGGTTACACCCTGAATATGGTGGTTCAACAGCAGCTAACATGGAGACTCATAAGGCTCGTTTGGTCTTAGAAAAAGATGATATAGGGTTGAATCTTATGCCTTCTTCTACATGA
- the LOC105774501 gene encoding heat stress transcription factor B-4 isoform X2 gives MALMLDNCEGILLSLDSHKPVPAPFLTKTYQLVDDPTTDHIVSWGEDDTTFVVWRPPEFARDLLPNYFKHNNFSSFGFRKIVPDRWEFANEYFKKGEKHLLCEIHRRKTAQPQVTAALNHYNHHHRHLHPQSPMVNNTHYGYLPFPSRVSISPPDSDEQTTNWCDSPPLSSTTGGGGSYNNSSVTALSEDNERLRRSNNLLISELAHMKKLYNDIIYFVQNHVKPVTPSNSYSPSLLLCAPNQHHFGYYPNSPTPQVQVLNEEPNNNKTKLFGVPLQSKKRLHPEYGGSTAANMETHKARLVLEKDDIGLNLMPSST, from the exons ATGGCTTTAATGCTTGATAATTGTGAAGGCATATTACTATCACTTGACTCACACAAACCAGTACCAGCTCCATTTTTAACCAAAACTTACCAACTTGTCGACGATCCCACCACCGATCACATTGTTTCATGGGGTGAAGATGATACTACTTTTGTTGTATGGCGGCCACCCGAGTTTGCTCGTGATCTTCTTCCTAATTACTTCAAGCACAATAATTTCTCTAGCTTT ggttttaggaaGATTGTACCGGATAGATGGGAATTCGCCAATGAGTACTTCAAGAAAGGTGAAAAACACTTGCTTTGTGAGATCCATAGAAGGAAAACAGCTCAGCCACAAGTGACGGCGGCGTTAAACCACTACAACCACCACCACCGTCATTTACACCCACAGTCACCTATGGTTAATAATACTCATTATGGTTACCTTCCATTTCCAAGCCGAGTTAGCATTTCACCACCTGACTCAGATGAACAAACAACCAACTGGTGTGACTCACCACCACTTTCTTCAACCACCGGCGGTGGAGGAAGCTATAACAACAGCTCGGTTACAGCTTTATCAGAAGACAATGAAAGGTTAAGAAGAAGCAACAATTTACTCATCTCTGAATTAGCACATATGAAAAAGCTTTACAATGATATCATCTACTTTGTTCAAAACCATGTTAAACCAGTCACTCCAAGTAATTCATATTCTCCTTCTTTGCTCCTTTGTGCTCCAAACCAGCACCACTTTGGGTATTATCCAAATAGTCCAACACCCCAAGTTCAAGTCTTAAATGAAGAACCAAACAACAACAAGACAAAGCTCTTCGGTGTCCCTTTACAATCCAAGAAAAGGTTACACCCTGAATATGGTGGTTCAACAGCAGCTAACATGGAGACTCATAAGGCTCGTTTGGTCTTAGAAAAAGATGATATAGGGTTGAATCTTATGCCTTCTTCTACATGA